In Mauremys reevesii isolate NIE-2019 linkage group 20, ASM1616193v1, whole genome shotgun sequence, the following are encoded in one genomic region:
- the LIMK1 gene encoding LIM domain kinase 1 isoform X2: MLTAVLKKSCFLSAGAKCCECGALLSHQYYEKDGRLYCKKDYWARFGELCHGCSEQITKGLVMVAGEQKYHPECFSCLSCRAFIGDGDTYALVERSKLYCGHCYYQMVVTPVIEQILPDSPGTRIPHTVTLVSIPACSDGKRGFSVSIDQHCSSQGCGSEHSHTVRVREVDPDCISPDMKNSIHVGDRILEINGTPIRHVPLDEIDLLIQETSRLLQLTIEHDPHEVVARESALESSPLAGLHSPPRSPACTPGGEASAVSQRTVMRSCSIDKSPCSSSLGSPASQRKDISRSESLRVVSRTHRIFRPSDLIHGEVLGKGCFGQAIKMTHRETGEVMVMKELIRFDEETQRAFLKEVKVMRCLEHPNVLKFIGVLYKDKRLNFITEYIKGGTLRGIIKSMDSQYPWSQRVSFAKDIASGMAYLHSMNIIHRDLNSHNCLVRENRSVVVADFGLARLMVDEKNQPEQLKNLKKPDRKKRYTVVGNPYWMAPEMINGRSYDEKVDIFSFGILLCEIIGRVSADPDYLPRTMDFGLNVRGFLERYCPPACPPSFFPIAVRCCDLDPEKRPAFPRLAQWLEALHMHLEIRLPLSSQLEQLDRAFWESYRRGEGGLPMHPEVPD, encoded by the exons GTGCTGTGAGTGCGGGGCCCTGCTGTCCCACCAGTACTACGAGAAGGATGGGCGCCTCTACTGCAAGAAGGACTATTGGGCCAGGTTCGGGGAGCTGTGCCACGGCTGCTCGGAGCAGATCACCAAGGGGCTGGTCATG GTGGCTGGGGAGCAGAAATACCACCCGGAGTGCTTCAGCTGCCTCAGCTGCCGGGCGTTCATCGGGGACGGCGACACCTACGCGCTCGTGGAGCGCTCCAAGCTCTACTG cgGGCACTGCTACTACCAGATGGTGGTGACCCCGGTGATAGAGCAGATCCTGCCGGACTCTCCGGGCACCCGGatcccacacactgtcacactgGTGTCCATCCCAGCCTGCAGCGACGGGAAGCGAGGGTTCTCTGTGTCCATTGACcagcactgcagctcccagggcTGTGGCTCAGAACACTCCCACACAGTCCGGGTCCGAGA AGTGGACCCTGACTGCATCAGCCCCGACATGAAGAACTCCATCCACGTTGGGGACCGTATCCTGGAGATCAACGGCACCCCCATCAGGCACGTTCCGCTGGACGAG ATTGACCTGCTGATCCAGGAGACCAGCCGCCTCCTCCAGCTGACCATAGAACACGACCCCCACGAGGTGGTGGCCCGAGAGTCGGCGCTGGAGAGCAGCCCCCTGGCCGGCCTGCACAGCCCCCCACGCTCGCCGGCCTGCACGCCTGGCGGTGAGGCCAGCGCCGTCAGCCAGAGGACAGTCAT GAGGAGCTGCAGCATCGACAAGTCCCCGTGCTCCAGCTCCTTGggctcccctgcctcccagcgcAAGGACATCAGCCGCTCCGAGTCGCTCCGCGTCGTCTCCCGCACGCACCGCATTTTCCGTCCCTCAGACCTGATCCACGGcgaggtgctggggaagggctgctTTGGACAGGCCATTAAG aTGACGCACCGGGAGACAGGTGAAGTGATGGTCATGAAGGAGCTGATCCGCTTTGATGAGGAGACCCAGAGGGCATTCCTCAAAGAG GTGAAAGTGATGCGGTGCCTAGAGCACCCCAATGTGCTGAAGTTTATCGGGGTGCTGTACAAGGACAAGAGGTTGAATTTCATCACAGAATACATCAAGGGGGGGACCCTACGAGGCATCATAAAGAGCATG GACAGCCAGTACCCATGGAGCCAGCGCGTGAGCTTTGCCAAGGACATTGCGTCTGGCATG GCCTATCTGCACTCGATGAACATCATCCATCGTGATCTCAACTCTCACAACTGCCTGGTGCGGGAG AACAGGAGTGTGGTGGTGGCCGACTTCGGGCTGGCCCGGCTCATGGTGGATGAAAAGAACCAGCCTGAGCAGCTCAAGAACCTGAAGAAACCGGACCGCAAGAAGCGCTACACGGTGGTGGGGAACCCCTACTGGATGGCCCCGGAGATGATCAATG gcaGGAGCTACGATGAGAAAGTCGACATCTTCTCGTTTGGCATTCTCTTGTGCGAG ATCATCGGCCGGGTCAGCGCTGACCCCGACTACCTGCCCAGGACCATGGACTTCGGCCTCAACGTGCGAGGGTTCCTGGAGCGATActgccctcctgcctgccccccgaGCTTCTTTCCCATCGCCGTGCGCTGCTGCGACCTGGACCCTGAGAAGAG gcCCGCCTTCCCCAGGCTGGCGCAGTGGCTGGAAGCACTGCACATGCACCTGGAGATCCGCCTGCCGCTGAGCTCGCAGCTGGAGCAGCTGGATCGGGCCTTCTGGGAGTCGTACCGGCGAGGCGAGGGCGGGCTGCCCATGCACCCCGAGGTCCCTGACTGA
- the LIMK1 gene encoding LIM domain kinase 1 isoform X1, whose product MRLMLLCCTWRDEPMGEDEGSDLPVCASCGHSIYDGQYLQALNADWHADCFRCCECGALLSHQYYEKDGRLYCKKDYWARFGELCHGCSEQITKGLVMVAGEQKYHPECFSCLSCRAFIGDGDTYALVERSKLYCGHCYYQMVVTPVIEQILPDSPGTRIPHTVTLVSIPACSDGKRGFSVSIDQHCSSQGCGSEHSHTVRVREVDPDCISPDMKNSIHVGDRILEINGTPIRHVPLDEIDLLIQETSRLLQLTIEHDPHEVVARESALESSPLAGLHSPPRSPACTPGGEASAVSQRTVMRSCSIDKSPCSSSLGSPASQRKDISRSESLRVVSRTHRIFRPSDLIHGEVLGKGCFGQAIKMTHRETGEVMVMKELIRFDEETQRAFLKEVKVMRCLEHPNVLKFIGVLYKDKRLNFITEYIKGGTLRGIIKSMDSQYPWSQRVSFAKDIASGMAYLHSMNIIHRDLNSHNCLVRENRSVVVADFGLARLMVDEKNQPEQLKNLKKPDRKKRYTVVGNPYWMAPEMINGRSYDEKVDIFSFGILLCEIIGRVSADPDYLPRTMDFGLNVRGFLERYCPPACPPSFFPIAVRCCDLDPEKRPAFPRLAQWLEALHMHLEIRLPLSSQLEQLDRAFWESYRRGEGGLPMHPEVPD is encoded by the exons GTGCTGTGAGTGCGGGGCCCTGCTGTCCCACCAGTACTACGAGAAGGATGGGCGCCTCTACTGCAAGAAGGACTATTGGGCCAGGTTCGGGGAGCTGTGCCACGGCTGCTCGGAGCAGATCACCAAGGGGCTGGTCATG GTGGCTGGGGAGCAGAAATACCACCCGGAGTGCTTCAGCTGCCTCAGCTGCCGGGCGTTCATCGGGGACGGCGACACCTACGCGCTCGTGGAGCGCTCCAAGCTCTACTG cgGGCACTGCTACTACCAGATGGTGGTGACCCCGGTGATAGAGCAGATCCTGCCGGACTCTCCGGGCACCCGGatcccacacactgtcacactgGTGTCCATCCCAGCCTGCAGCGACGGGAAGCGAGGGTTCTCTGTGTCCATTGACcagcactgcagctcccagggcTGTGGCTCAGAACACTCCCACACAGTCCGGGTCCGAGA AGTGGACCCTGACTGCATCAGCCCCGACATGAAGAACTCCATCCACGTTGGGGACCGTATCCTGGAGATCAACGGCACCCCCATCAGGCACGTTCCGCTGGACGAG ATTGACCTGCTGATCCAGGAGACCAGCCGCCTCCTCCAGCTGACCATAGAACACGACCCCCACGAGGTGGTGGCCCGAGAGTCGGCGCTGGAGAGCAGCCCCCTGGCCGGCCTGCACAGCCCCCCACGCTCGCCGGCCTGCACGCCTGGCGGTGAGGCCAGCGCCGTCAGCCAGAGGACAGTCAT GAGGAGCTGCAGCATCGACAAGTCCCCGTGCTCCAGCTCCTTGggctcccctgcctcccagcgcAAGGACATCAGCCGCTCCGAGTCGCTCCGCGTCGTCTCCCGCACGCACCGCATTTTCCGTCCCTCAGACCTGATCCACGGcgaggtgctggggaagggctgctTTGGACAGGCCATTAAG aTGACGCACCGGGAGACAGGTGAAGTGATGGTCATGAAGGAGCTGATCCGCTTTGATGAGGAGACCCAGAGGGCATTCCTCAAAGAG GTGAAAGTGATGCGGTGCCTAGAGCACCCCAATGTGCTGAAGTTTATCGGGGTGCTGTACAAGGACAAGAGGTTGAATTTCATCACAGAATACATCAAGGGGGGGACCCTACGAGGCATCATAAAGAGCATG GACAGCCAGTACCCATGGAGCCAGCGCGTGAGCTTTGCCAAGGACATTGCGTCTGGCATG GCCTATCTGCACTCGATGAACATCATCCATCGTGATCTCAACTCTCACAACTGCCTGGTGCGGGAG AACAGGAGTGTGGTGGTGGCCGACTTCGGGCTGGCCCGGCTCATGGTGGATGAAAAGAACCAGCCTGAGCAGCTCAAGAACCTGAAGAAACCGGACCGCAAGAAGCGCTACACGGTGGTGGGGAACCCCTACTGGATGGCCCCGGAGATGATCAATG gcaGGAGCTACGATGAGAAAGTCGACATCTTCTCGTTTGGCATTCTCTTGTGCGAG ATCATCGGCCGGGTCAGCGCTGACCCCGACTACCTGCCCAGGACCATGGACTTCGGCCTCAACGTGCGAGGGTTCCTGGAGCGATActgccctcctgcctgccccccgaGCTTCTTTCCCATCGCCGTGCGCTGCTGCGACCTGGACCCTGAGAAGAG gcCCGCCTTCCCCAGGCTGGCGCAGTGGCTGGAAGCACTGCACATGCACCTGGAGATCCGCCTGCCGCTGAGCTCGCAGCTGGAGCAGCTGGATCGGGCCTTCTGGGAGTCGTACCGGCGAGGCGAGGGCGGGCTGCCCATGCACCCCGAGGTCCCTGACTGA
- the LIMK1 gene encoding LIM domain kinase 1 isoform X3: protein MVGEARRMHQQGNWYSTMLQVAGEQKYHPECFSCLSCRAFIGDGDTYALVERSKLYCGHCYYQMVVTPVIEQILPDSPGTRIPHTVTLVSIPACSDGKRGFSVSIDQHCSSQGCGSEHSHTVRVREVDPDCISPDMKNSIHVGDRILEINGTPIRHVPLDEIDLLIQETSRLLQLTIEHDPHEVVARESALESSPLAGLHSPPRSPACTPGGEASAVSQRTVMRSCSIDKSPCSSSLGSPASQRKDISRSESLRVVSRTHRIFRPSDLIHGEVLGKGCFGQAIKMTHRETGEVMVMKELIRFDEETQRAFLKEVKVMRCLEHPNVLKFIGVLYKDKRLNFITEYIKGGTLRGIIKSMDSQYPWSQRVSFAKDIASGMAYLHSMNIIHRDLNSHNCLVRENRSVVVADFGLARLMVDEKNQPEQLKNLKKPDRKKRYTVVGNPYWMAPEMINGRSYDEKVDIFSFGILLCEIIGRVSADPDYLPRTMDFGLNVRGFLERYCPPACPPSFFPIAVRCCDLDPEKRPAFPRLAQWLEALHMHLEIRLPLSSQLEQLDRAFWESYRRGEGGLPMHPEVPD, encoded by the exons ATGGTAGGAGAAGCCAGGCGCATGCACCAGCAGGGGAACTGGTACAGCACCATGCTACAG GTGGCTGGGGAGCAGAAATACCACCCGGAGTGCTTCAGCTGCCTCAGCTGCCGGGCGTTCATCGGGGACGGCGACACCTACGCGCTCGTGGAGCGCTCCAAGCTCTACTG cgGGCACTGCTACTACCAGATGGTGGTGACCCCGGTGATAGAGCAGATCCTGCCGGACTCTCCGGGCACCCGGatcccacacactgtcacactgGTGTCCATCCCAGCCTGCAGCGACGGGAAGCGAGGGTTCTCTGTGTCCATTGACcagcactgcagctcccagggcTGTGGCTCAGAACACTCCCACACAGTCCGGGTCCGAGA AGTGGACCCTGACTGCATCAGCCCCGACATGAAGAACTCCATCCACGTTGGGGACCGTATCCTGGAGATCAACGGCACCCCCATCAGGCACGTTCCGCTGGACGAG ATTGACCTGCTGATCCAGGAGACCAGCCGCCTCCTCCAGCTGACCATAGAACACGACCCCCACGAGGTGGTGGCCCGAGAGTCGGCGCTGGAGAGCAGCCCCCTGGCCGGCCTGCACAGCCCCCCACGCTCGCCGGCCTGCACGCCTGGCGGTGAGGCCAGCGCCGTCAGCCAGAGGACAGTCAT GAGGAGCTGCAGCATCGACAAGTCCCCGTGCTCCAGCTCCTTGggctcccctgcctcccagcgcAAGGACATCAGCCGCTCCGAGTCGCTCCGCGTCGTCTCCCGCACGCACCGCATTTTCCGTCCCTCAGACCTGATCCACGGcgaggtgctggggaagggctgctTTGGACAGGCCATTAAG aTGACGCACCGGGAGACAGGTGAAGTGATGGTCATGAAGGAGCTGATCCGCTTTGATGAGGAGACCCAGAGGGCATTCCTCAAAGAG GTGAAAGTGATGCGGTGCCTAGAGCACCCCAATGTGCTGAAGTTTATCGGGGTGCTGTACAAGGACAAGAGGTTGAATTTCATCACAGAATACATCAAGGGGGGGACCCTACGAGGCATCATAAAGAGCATG GACAGCCAGTACCCATGGAGCCAGCGCGTGAGCTTTGCCAAGGACATTGCGTCTGGCATG GCCTATCTGCACTCGATGAACATCATCCATCGTGATCTCAACTCTCACAACTGCCTGGTGCGGGAG AACAGGAGTGTGGTGGTGGCCGACTTCGGGCTGGCCCGGCTCATGGTGGATGAAAAGAACCAGCCTGAGCAGCTCAAGAACCTGAAGAAACCGGACCGCAAGAAGCGCTACACGGTGGTGGGGAACCCCTACTGGATGGCCCCGGAGATGATCAATG gcaGGAGCTACGATGAGAAAGTCGACATCTTCTCGTTTGGCATTCTCTTGTGCGAG ATCATCGGCCGGGTCAGCGCTGACCCCGACTACCTGCCCAGGACCATGGACTTCGGCCTCAACGTGCGAGGGTTCCTGGAGCGATActgccctcctgcctgccccccgaGCTTCTTTCCCATCGCCGTGCGCTGCTGCGACCTGGACCCTGAGAAGAG gcCCGCCTTCCCCAGGCTGGCGCAGTGGCTGGAAGCACTGCACATGCACCTGGAGATCCGCCTGCCGCTGAGCTCGCAGCTGGAGCAGCTGGATCGGGCCTTCTGGGAGTCGTACCGGCGAGGCGAGGGCGGGCTGCCCATGCACCCCGAGGTCCCTGACTGA